In Lathyrus oleraceus cultivar Zhongwan6 chromosome 2, CAAS_Psat_ZW6_1.0, whole genome shotgun sequence, the DNA window CTTCGAACGGTTTTTAACGGTCTCTTCTTTTTCATCTATAAAGGTGAGGAAACTCCTCAAACGCGTTGATCCCGAGCCCGAGTTTTGGTCGGGAGAATCTAGTTCTTCTGAGTGGTGCTTGTTGTACTGTCTTATTATCTGTATTAAATATATGAGTAGAGTAAGCAAACAAGCTGATCCACATATCACATAGAGGCCCCAAAAGCTTTTTAGTTCGAGTCTTTCAACTTCAAGCTTTGCACCTTGTGTTAAACAAGCTCTACTCAAAAGCCACTTGTCATGGATTCTTTGCAAGTCTCCATTGTCTGCCATTTGCAAAATGGCAGTTGATAGGTCAACTGCTAGTGGTGAGTCTCTTGGAAAGGCCTGAAAAATCAAATCAGACAGTGATTAAGTTACTCAACTTTGTCGCGAGAAATTGCTAAGAAAACTTGAAAGATACTTACAAATCCCCAACCGTTTCGGGTGAACTCTTGACCTACAACAGTAAACTGACACCGGCTTGAAAGGAATATGTCGATATAGGCACGTTGGCCGATATAAGCAGCAATACCACCATCTCGAGGACCTTTTTCCAGTGATTTAGTAACTTGTTCTGGTGTTATTAAAGGAACAAGCCTAGACTCGTCAATACCGACTTCTTGGATTAAATAATTTTTAGAAAATGAGCCTTGACTGTAACCAATTGGTTCTTTGCTATTTACTAAACTTTCAATGCCTTTAATTGGTGAAGAAAGTTGTTGTACAGTAAGGATTGATGTTAAACTTGCTGTGTAACTTGATGTAATTATGAGAACTACAAATAACCATATAAGTAGCACGCAACGACCAAGTGTGCTCACTGTGTTTTCCCCTACATATTTTCGAAAAATATAACTTGATTAATCAAAGAGAAGTTAAAACTTTTAGTATATAAGTATGTCATAGAAGATAGAGAATTTGAACTTACTATGTGAAAAGAACATTGTTGAAAAGCTAAACCTGCCAAATACAGCACAAACAAAATTGAATCCATGTATGTGGTAAATTATTTCAGGCATCATCAACATTGGTTTGGCTTTAAAAAAGGCTCAATGTAGCAAATTTACTTACCAAAAAATAGTAATCAATTGTTTTTTGGGTGGTCCTCTAAATTCATCATTCACCCTATGCTCCAAAATCCAAACAACAGTTCCAACTATTATGAAAAACAAAGCTGTGACAAACCACATTCTTGGTGTAAATGGAGCCAAAAAGGCCAAAGCACTTGTTTCAGACCCCCTAACAGGCGCTACTACCACTAAACCCGACTCGACATATGGCTGAGTAAAATCCACCATTTTTGTTCTTTCTGTTGTAATTGCAATGTCACCTACTGCACCGTCAAATTCCTGTATGAAAATTTGAAAACCGATCTCATAAGATTACCATAAGAAACATCCAAACTCCACAAAAGACTATTGACATGATACTCACACCGGTTGTTATTAGACGGACAAGCTCGGTGCAACTAGGATTGTTCTTACCATCCCCATATGGAATAAACTTATAAGGGACAGCATAAGGCAAAAGGTTAACTGCAGATAGAAACACATCAATGCAGAATCCTTGAAATGTATCAGTGCCTGGTACTTGTGACACAAATTGGCGGTAACTAACGCTTATTGGTACTCCAATTCTTAATAGCCTTCCGTTGTTCGGGAAAACCCAACCGCGAGGCTTCTGGTCTATGTCACCAGGCCAAATCACAGGGAGTAGCTTTTTGCTTTCCCTGAAACCATTGCCTGGTTTGGAATGAATTGTTTCCGGAGGAACGGCCGATAATCCAGATTGATTAGACCAATAACCAATTCTCCGTGACCCGCTTCCAATCACGTTGATGATTTCATATGCAGGATTAACAAGGTTTCCATCAGGTGCGTATTTGAACAAGCCTGTCACACCTGTCATGTTAACCCCGTAAATGTTTTTACGTAACGTGTTTCCTTCATTGAAGACGTTCAATGCTTCGAGATTCAAGGTGTCGCCATGTAGTGAAAGTAGTTTTGAATCATTTGTAAAGGTGATTTTGTTTCCTTGCTTGAAAAATGCATCAAGTGCATGAGCAAGAGCATAAATAGTATCATATGCATAGAGAGACAAAAAACTAAGTCCAAGAGGGCCATCAGCAGTATTTCCACGAGTCAAGTTTTTCCACTTCAAAACAAACCTTCTTTTAAGCTCCGAATCCGGCGTGTACATGCGCGGTGTCAACACTCCTTGAATTTCATCCATTTTATCAGAAGATAGAGGACCACTTATATCAAGAATAGCAGAAAGAAAAGCAGTGGCTATCCATACATAACCAGTTCCCATCATTCCAAGATTCCTCGCAACACTAAACACTTTCGGACCCCAAAGAGTGTTAGCATGAACAACAATAATTCTTGATTCAGCAAGAGCCACCTGAACAAGCACATTCGTAATCTCCTCCGGAGTTGCTTCAGGACTCACAGGTG includes these proteins:
- the LOC127119975 gene encoding glutamate receptor 3.6, whose product is MVKVWLLALMILYNGFSLTVFGIHNSTRPEFVNIGALFSFNTSVGKIIKIAIEAAVEDVNSDPNILGETKLKLSLQEDSKYRGFLSIAEVLQVMARHNVAIIGPHSSVTAHVITHIANELQVPLLSFSALDPTLSSLQFPFFIRTCHSDLFQMAAIADLVDYYGWKEVIAVYIDDDNGRNGIVALGDKLAERRCRISYKAPVSPEATPEEITNVLVQVALAESRIIVVHANTLWGPKVFSVARNLGMMGTGYVWIATAFLSAILDISGPLSSDKMDEIQGVLTPRMYTPDSELKRRFVLKWKNLTRGNTADGPLGLSFLSLYAYDTIYALAHALDAFFKQGNKITFTNDSKLLSLHGDTLNLEALNVFNEGNTLRKNIYGVNMTGVTGLFKYAPDGNLVNPAYEIINVIGSGSRRIGYWSNQSGLSAVPPETIHSKPGNGFRESKKLLPVIWPGDIDQKPRGWVFPNNGRLLRIGVPISVSYRQFVSQVPGTDTFQGFCIDVFLSAVNLLPYAVPYKFIPYGDGKNNPSCTELVRLITTGEFDGAVGDIAITTERTKMVDFTQPYVESGLVVVAPVRGSETSALAFLAPFTPRMWFVTALFFIIVGTVVWILEHRVNDEFRGPPKKQLITIFWFSFSTMFFSHRENTVSTLGRCVLLIWLFVVLIITSSYTASLTSILTVQQLSSPIKGIESLVNSKEPIGYSQGSFSKNYLIQEVGIDESRLVPLITPEQVTKSLEKGPRDGGIAAYIGQRAYIDIFLSSRCQFTVVGQEFTRNGWGFAFPRDSPLAVDLSTAILQMADNGDLQRIHDKWLLSRACLTQGAKLEVERLELKSFWGLYVICGSACLLTLLIYLIQIIRQYNKHHSEELDSPDQNSGSGSTRLRSFLTFIDEKEETVKNRSKRKKMERISYRSSEGGSISINSNKDYVAQSSSCIADSVSNGGSEQVFIKVV